The stretch of DNA GGGCAGCCTATCCGCAACAATTCCGGCGCATTCTTGGGCCGTTCCGTGAGTATCCGCGAGGCCAACGCCCGCAGCCTGAACACGGTGGCCGTGCGTGTGGGCACTGACCGAGAAACCACCCTGCGCCGCGTGCTGGACAGCGTGGGCTACACCGAGGACACTGCCAACCGTTCCAGCCCCGCCCTCGGCACTTACCGCTCGTCGCCGCTGAAGGTGGCCGCCGCCTATGCCAGCTTTGCCAACGGCGGCCAGCTCTGCACGCCGCACCTGTTGGCGGAAGTGTACGACCGCAGCGGAAAGCCCTTTCCCCTGCCCCGCGCTGACTGTGCCCCGCTGTGGAACGAGGCGGTGGCTTACGAGGCCTTCGACCTGCTGACGGGTGCGGTGAACGATTCGGCAGGCCATCTGGGATTCCTGCGCCCCAGCTTCGTGCAGCGCCTGACCGGACGGAATGTGCCGCTGGGAGCCAAGTCCGGCACCACCGACGATGTGCGCGATACGTGGTGTGCAGGCGTGACGCCGCAGTACGCCATGAGCGTGTGGATTGGCGACCCGGACGGCCTGCAAAGCGTGCCTGCCGACCTGTATCAGGGTCAGGCCGCCTGCCACGAACTGGGCCTGCTGCGCGACCTCCCCCACGAAATCCGCAGTCTGGAAGCCCCCGCCGGAATCACCCGCGTGGGGGGCATAGCCGTCCCGGTACCCAATCTGAATCCCAAAAATCCGACGCCGCCCTAAGAAAGCGTTTTAACCCCCAACCAACGCCCCCATGTTTTCCTGTTTTTTCCACTGACCACTCACCGACCCCGAAGGAGTCCCCACATGCCCCTCTCCCCCTTCCTCTCCCTGCTGCCGCTGCTGACGCCTGCCCCCGCTGCGGCCAGCGCCTCTACCCTGCTGGGCCTCAGCACGCCGCCGCTGCATGTGGTCATTGCCGCCGACATGACGGGCAGTTCCAAGAATCCGGCCTTCGGGTACGCGGCACAGGCCAAACTACTGACCCAGAGCGTGCTGCTGAATCAGGTACGCTCCGGCGACACGGTCACGCTGCTGCGCGTGTGCGCGGGCGTGCAGACGGTGGCCGACTTCAAATTCCAGTCTCAGAACGGGGCGAGGATGGGTAAGGCCGACATTTTGCGCTACACCAATGCCCTGACCCAGCCCTGCACGGGCAAGGGCAGCGCGATTACGGCGGCGCTGGCACAGGCCCGCAGCATGGCGGCCCGCACCGCTGGCGTGGGCGACGTGGTGATTATGTTTACCGATGGCGCCACACTGGACGACCCCAAACGCGCCGCGCTGGGCATCACCGTGAAGGGGATTCTGAATGCGTCTGCCACCCGCCTCCTGTTTTTTGCAGGCCTCAGTCCAGAGCGCGGGGCCGATGGAAACTCGGTGCGGGACAGCTTTACCAAAGCGTTGGGCACAGGTGTAAACGACAAGCGGTTGCTGATGGCCGGAGCCTACGACCTGAACAACGTGTATCCGACCTTTGCCGACGCCGCCAAAAAAGCGAGGCGCTAGGATGACGACCCCAGAGAGAACCGCCCCAGACAGGACAACTCAGAATGGTTCGGCAGACACGTCATTTCACGCGCCCGCCCCACTGGAAAGCGTGACCCTGAGCGGGCCGGATTTGGGCACGGTCAATATGAGCTTTGCAGGGGAAGGTGAAGCCGGGGCACATGCGGGCGCTGAAGCTGTTTCCGCCCTATCAGACGCAGAGAAAGCGCTACCATTCGACCCACTTCTCAACCCTTATGAGGCCGCCCTCCCCCGCCCCGACCCCCTCGCCGCAGAGCAATTTATGCCGGTGCTGCCGCCGGATCATTACGGCGCGTTCCTGAATGACCTGACGCATGAATTGACGCTGGTGGCCGACCCCGCCGCCCGCAGCCTGCTGACCAAACGCGCCCGGATTCTGGCGCTGAATGTGGAGCAGTACCGCGTGAACCACGCCCTGGCCCGCCAAACGCTGACGCGGGTGCTGGCCGAAACGGGCGTGGGCGTGCGCGAATCCTGGACGCGGCAGGACGAGCACCTGCGCTTTATGAACGCGGCCAGCAGCGGCGTGGAACACGAATACACCCGCGCCACCGAGGCCATAGAACAGGCCCGCCAGCAACGATTCGACGCTCTGGCCGAGTACGGCGCACAGCCCGACACCCTCAGCGCCGAAGGCTTTTATCAGCAACAGGCGTTGGCAGATTTGGCCCGCGAAGGCCACCCGATTCGCCCGCCCGAACAGCAGACCGGCAGCAAGCGCGTGTTCAACGGGTTCGCCGTGTTCAGCAAATTCTTTGTGGGTGTCATCAGTGGCGTCAGCATCAACCTCCTGTTCAATCCCGAAAGCCGCCTGTACCTGACGATTATTGCCCTGACCGCCGGAATCATGTTCAGCGTGCTGCTGCTGTGGTTGGTAGACGAACTGGCTTACCGGGCCAAAATGGCCGCCCACGCTGCGGCAAACGGCACACCGGGCATGGGCCGCCCCGCCGCCTACATCGGGGGAATCGTGGCCGTCAGCGTGCTGTATCTGGGCGTGGAAGGCTACCTGAACTGGGACGGCATTTTGCGCGTGACACAGCAGATTGCCGCCAACGCCGCGCAGCAGGGTCAACTGACCGACCTCAGCACCACCACCGACACCAACGCCGTGCCTCAGCATTGGTCACTCTTGGTGTTTACGATGGCGCTGGTGGGCATGGCGGTGGGGGCCGCGCTGCTGCAAGGCCGGGAACGCGCCCGCACCGTGCTGGAGCGCGAGCGTCTGCTGGGGCGGGTGGCCCAGATCAAGCAGACACGCCAGTACGCCGGGACCGCCCGCGCCACCGACCACGTGGCCTACCTGGAAGCCGCCCGTGACCGCCTCGCCCCCCCGCGTGACGTGACCAGCCCCGACCACGCCCGCCTGAATGAGCGCGTGTTGAACCACTGGGAGCAGGAGCGGGAGACGCAGGTGCAAACACTCAGCGCCACCATCGTGCGTGACGCACGGCAGGTGCAGGACGCGCTGGAAGACTTCTCGTTGCAGCTACAGGCGGCCCAACATCCTCAGCAGAGGCGCGGGCTGTTGCGGTTTTTGTAGCCGTCATCCCAGAGTCATCTGCACGGCCACCTCTGCACCCTCTTCCAGCCCTTCCGCCTTCCTCACGTTGGCGCGGATGGGAATGACGTAATGCTCGTCTTTGAAAAATAACGACGTAGTCCATGTGGTGCTGCCGATCTGAGCCTGAACGGGAATCATGCCCCAGCCGTAGGTGACGAACCGGGAGGCGGCTTTCAGTTCGGCGCTCTGCTCGGTAGGAACGGTGATGAAGTACCAGGGCGCTGGCCCCTTCCAGAACCAGAGGGGGCCGCTGAACTCGAAGGTCATGGCCCAGTATCTCTGAGGAAGAGCCAGCAGGGGGTCAACTTCAGGACTAGGGTTTGGCAGGCGTGACGTAGCCGATTCGCTCGAAGGTCAGGCGGGTGGTCTTAGAAAACAGCACCAATTGCCGGGTGTTGCCGCTGATCAGGTAGCCCGTAGATGCATTCAGGGCCGCGTGAAAAGCGAGGGGCTGAGCGTACAAACACCGCTCGTTGGGACGCGGTGGCAGGGGCGCAACTTGAATGGTCAGGCGGTTGCGGGCCGCCCGAATCGTTCCCGCGTAGGTGCCGCAGCCGATGCTGCCGCGGAGTTGTCCACCCACAATCACGAGTTGCACTGGGGCAAGACTCAAGTCCGGCTTCACTTGCGGCGTCACGTGGGTCAATGTCCAGATGCCGTTGAGGGGAGCAGGCGTGGCGCTTTGAGCTGAACCTAAGCCAGCAGCAAGAGCAAAAGTAGACAGGAGGAGGCGCATGGCCTGATCATGAAGGGTCGGCGTGATGAAGGTCTGACGCGGCTGGGACGTTCTTGGTCAGTATTTCCGGTCACCACTTTGACACTTTGGCAAGACGCTCCCCGGTAGGCTGCCAGAATGGGAATGAATGTCGGCTTTTTCGGGGTCATTGCAATCACCGCCGCGCTGATTCTTCTGGCTGTGGTGGTCATGACCCTCATGACAGCGGGCCTGTGGTTCTACACCCGCATCACAGGCAAAGCTGTGCCCCGCGCCCGCCGCCTGCAACTGATTTTCGGCGTCACGGCATTGGTGGTCGTACCGCTGATTATCACGGTGCTGGTCGTCAATTCTTAGACCCCACCAAGACACCAAAAGAGGCGGCCACTTCCACATGGCCGCCTCCATTTCTTGTTCTGAACTCCAGTGTTACCCGGTCTGACCGAACTGCATTCTGACATGCGCTTTTTTAAGGTAGACCGCAGCGGTGCGATCCCTCTTCTTCTCTCCTCTACAATTACGCCATGAACAAAAGAGTGTTAATCCGTTTCGTTCCACCCGCACCGATCAAGGTGGCGGTGAGCAAGGGCTTGAGCCGCACGCGCAACTGGAACGCGCCCAAGTTGATCGACTTCTTGTAGGAAGGGTTGGAGATTTGGGCTGCTGATGCGTATCCCGAACTGGAGCTGGCTGTCGTGGAGTCTCGTCAGGCTGAGATCCGATTTGATGGTTGGAAGCCGGACAAAGAGCAGGCGAGCGAGGTGCGGGAGGCGATTGGTGAGCAGATGGGCCTGGTGCTGGAAGGGATTGAGCCGGACGAGTATTTGAGCGAGTAAGAGCTGAAGAGTTATCCACACCCCCAAGGTTGCCCTGTGGATAACTGTTTCATCCACTACTCTTGTTGCACGCTTCGGCGGGAGTAGATCTCCCCACCAGCTGCGGCGCCCGCTCTGAAAAGGGCGGGTTTTTGTTGCCATCAAAAAGCCCGCGCTGAGGCGGGCAGAGAGATTAAGACCTGTTACTCAGGCGCACCATTCACGTATGTGGAACGGTCGGTCACGACTTTAACGCTCAATGTTCCGTCAGCTTTGGCCCCAATCTCACAAGTGGTGACCACATCAGGCGGGGCTCCCCAGCTGTACCCACTGTCACTGCCATTCTCGTTGGGAAGTTCGGTAGGCGCTTTACAGTCCGTAGGCAAATCCGCCACAGTGCGGCGCGGACTATCAGCCATCCAAGCGAAAGTGACGTGAGTGACGTTTGAAGCAAACATTTGGGCAGTACGTTCTTTAGCGACCTGGCGTGCACTGAGCAGATTGGGAATCAGCACGGCGGCGAGAATGCCAATGATAGCAATGACCACTAACAATTCGAGCAAAGTGAAGCCTTGCGTATGGTGATGCATAGTGGGTTGGCCTCAAGGGGTATGAAAAACCGCCCCGAAGGGCGGCCTAGGGTTCAACTTGGATCAGGGAGTGACAGCAGCGGTAGCGAATTCCGTGACTTCCTTGCCGTTCTGAAACTTCTTCAAATTGCCGGAGTCTTTCATCGTGGTGTTCACGAAGAAGTCGTCGGAGCCGTTGACAAGGAGGGCGCAGGTATCGACGCCTGAAGGCGCAGCGTCCACAGGATAGGTACCTTCGACGGCCTTCGTGCAGTCAGCATCCATGGTACCAATAACGCTCTCAGAGGTTGCCGCGTTGTCGCTGGCCAGGTTAGCGACGGCGGCCTTGTAGACGCTGGTGTTGTGGGCCTGTCCAGCGCGGGCAGTGGCGCTCTTACGGGCACCCAACAGGTTGGGGATCAGCACAGCGGCCAGGATCCCAATAATCGCAATGACTATAAGTAACTCAATCAGGGTGAAGCCTTGTGTATTGTTCTTCATGTGTTCTCCTGGTTGGCCCCCAGATAAGAGATGGATAGGTCTGGTTGGCCGGGTATGGCGTTGACTTCTGCGGGTATCTCCCGCTCTTGTCTGTGTTTAGAGTACGAATGATATTCTAACAATTTTCTTACCTAAAAGTGAAGTTCATCATCTTTAGAAGGCAGGGCACCAGCGTTTTGAATTGAGAGCGCTCAGTTGCCTGATTCAAAAGATGGAGGCTTCAAGAACTCTGGACTCGGCTGGTATACCCCCGGCTTGACGCGTACCAGCCACCCTTTTTTCACACGCACGGCCAACCAATTGGTAGTGCGTTGGGGTTCTTCTGGGAAGAGCGTCTGGGCAACCTCAGGCTTGGTGGCAGGCCACTCCAAGCGGGCAATCTCTTGCCGGAAACGCAAGTTCAACTCGCGCTCGGCCTCGACCAGTTGAAAGTACCTAGCAGCCCCGAATTCACTCAATCGAAACTCCCGCATGACCTGTTCACGGGTGGCGCCTTGCTGGATGCGAGCATAAATGTCTTGCTGCTGTCCAGGGGTCTGCTGTTTGACCTGAACGATCCCGTGGATGAGCCGCAGGTGTCGACTGACGGCCATCACCTGATACCCCCCTGCGTTGATGGCAATCTCGGCGTGGCTATGCCCCTGTGCCTGTTGTTCATCGACCCAGGCGCGACTCCAGTACAAGGGCAGGCCGCGCTCGCGGAGTTCGGCTTCTGTCCAGACTTTGTCTTCTGAGGCCGCTTTTTTGTGAATGTGACTGAGCTGATGTGGTTTGTATTG from Deinococcus sp. QL22 encodes:
- a CDS encoding type II secretion system protein; the protein is MKNNTQGFTLIELLIVIAIIGILAAVLIPNLLGARKSATARAGQAHNTSVYKAAVANLASDNAATSESVIGTMDADCTKAVEGTYPVDAAPSGVDTCALLVNGSDDFFVNTTMKDSGNLKKFQNGKEVTEFATAAVTP
- a CDS encoding DUF1905 domain-containing protein, with the protein product MTFEFSGPLWFWKGPAPWYFITVPTEQSAELKAASRFVTYGWGMIPVQAQIGSTTWTTSLFFKDEHYVIPIRANVRKAEGLEEGAEVAVQMTLG
- a CDS encoding prepilin-type N-terminal cleavage/methylation domain-containing protein, with the translated sequence MHHHTQGFTLLELLVVIAIIGILAAVLIPNLLSARQVAKERTAQMFASNVTHVTFAWMADSPRRTVADLPTDCKAPTELPNENGSDSGYSWGAPPDVVTTCEIGAKADGTLSVKVVTDRSTYVNGAPE
- a CDS encoding VWA domain-containing protein, coding for MPLSPFLSLLPLLTPAPAAASASTLLGLSTPPLHVVIAADMTGSSKNPAFGYAAQAKLLTQSVLLNQVRSGDTVTLLRVCAGVQTVADFKFQSQNGARMGKADILRYTNALTQPCTGKGSAITAALAQARSMAARTAGVGDVVIMFTDGATLDDPKRAALGITVKGILNASATRLLFFAGLSPERGADGNSVRDSFTKALGTGVNDKRLLMAGAYDLNNVYPTFADAAKKARR
- a CDS encoding META domain-containing protein — translated: MRLLLSTFALAAGLGSAQSATPAPLNGIWTLTHVTPQVKPDLSLAPVQLVIVGGQLRGSIGCGTYAGTIRAARNRLTIQVAPLPPRPNERCLYAQPLAFHAALNASTGYLISGNTRQLVLFSKTTRLTFERIGYVTPAKP